DNA sequence from the Staphylococcus epidermidis genome:
CAGGTCATATAGAAATATTTGATCGGAGTTGGTATGGTCGTGTACTAGTTGAACGTGTAGAAGGTTTTGCAAGCCAGAATGAATGGCAACGAGCATCTGATGAAATCAATCAATTTGAAAAGATGTGGACAGATGAAGGTACAATCATATTAAAATTCTTCTTATGTTTAGATAAAGATGAGCAGCTTAAGCGTTTTAAAGACCGTGAAAATAATCCTGATAAACAATGGAAGATTACTGAAGAAGATTGGCGTAATAGAGAAAAATGGGATGAATATTTAGAAGCAAGTCATGATATGATTGAATCTACAAACACTTCATATGCCCCTTGGTATATTGTTCCGGCAGATCATAAAAAAACGAGTCGGATTGAAGTACTTAAAACAATTATTAGAAAATGTGAAGAAGTACTATGGGGAGTTAAGACGTATTAATTTTAAATAAAAATCTCGGGAGTGAGACCATGGATGAAGCATTATTCATTGGTCTCACTCTCTTTTTTAATATAATGAATGAAATGTTTATGAATGAGAACGATGTGTTTCTTCTATTATATAGTCTAAAATGATAACTCACCTATATAGAAAATGGTAACGTCGTTTAATATAAAAGATATTTTGAGTTCCAAATTGATATATAGAGTTACATTTTGTTTATTAAAGAATAAGAGTTAAAAAGTAACATCATTAAAATAAGCAAACCTTCATAAAAAATGATAATATTTAGAATCAAATAGTTAGAATTATTTCATTTATGTAACAACATTGCAATCTGTAATTTTACAGATAACTTAATATAATAGTATTTCAGCTTGAAACACAAGGTAATTACTTAAATTAAGGTGGAATATGAAACTAATATTAAGGAATTATATGTTACAAACTGAAATATATCTGTTTTAAGATTACAAAACAATGTTGATATTGTAACCTTTTGTAAGGAACGTGTAATATACAAAGGCGATTTTTATGTTATAGTGGGTAGCGTCAAAAGTTAACAAAAAACATTTTCAATATAGCACAACGAATTTAAAACATTTAAATAACAAAACAAACAAATTTTAAATTATATCTGGAGGATTTATATATCATGAAAAAAACAGTTATCGCTTCTACATTAGCAGTATCTTTAGGAATTGCAGGTTACGGTTTATCAGGACATGAAGCACACGCTTCAGAAACTACAAACGTTGATAAAGCACACTTAGTAGATTTAGCACAACATAATCCTGAAGAATTAAATGCTAAACCAGTTCAAGCTGGTGCTTACGATATTCATTTCGTAGACAATGGATACCAATACAACTTCACTTCAAATGGTTCTGAATGGTCATGGAGCTACGCTGTAGCTGGTTCAGATGCTGATTACACAGAATCATCATCAAACCAAGAAGTAAGTGCAAATACACAATCTAGTAACACAAATGTACAAGCTGTTTCAGCTCCAACTTCTTCAGAAAGTCGTAGCTACAGCACATCAACTACTTCATACTCAGCACCAAGCCATAACTACAGCTCTCACAGTAGTTCAGTAAGATTATCAAATGGTAATACTGCTGGTTCTGTAGGTTCATATGCTGCTGCTCAAATGGCTGCACGTACTGGTGTATCTGCTTCAACATGGGAACACATCATTGCTAGAGAATCAAATGGTCAATTACATGCACGTAATGCTTCAGGTGCTGCTGGATTATTCCAAACTATGCCAGGTTGGGGTTCAACTGGTTCAGTAAATGATCAAATCAATGCCGCTTATAAAGCATATAAAGCACAAGGTTTATCTGCTTGGGGTATGTAATCCAAATCTAATAATATAATTAGAAAGAGTGAGACAGCATTCGTTGTTCTCTCAGCAACGAGGACTAAAATTGACTCCTTGTATATAAGTAAGTTTTAATTTTAGTTATCGATGCAATACATTAAAAAGCCTAGGACACATTGCTTTGTGTTCTAGGCTCTTTTTTATTTGAAAGTCTAATTAAAATGATTTATATAACAAAGTGATGTTAACAAAGTGAAAATATAACATCTAGACTGAAAAAATATAATAAAATTAAATGATATTATGTTTGTATTTATTTAAAAGATATGGTTATATAAATGGTGTGTTTAATATCATATATAGATACATTTAAATTGCTTGCCTACACAACTTATATGAAGATGCTCTAATAAATGTATACCTATTTAATTTGTTAAAGTATAATATTAAAGTAAAAAGATGACATGTCAATGCAATTGAGGATGTAATTGTGATAATATTAAGAGCAAGTATTTTAAAAATTAAACGGAGTGTAATTGAATGAACGAGAACAATTATAGACGTCTCAACAAAACTTATAAACCGCACTATTTGCCTGGTTTAGATGGTTTGAGAGCTATAGCAGTCATTGGGATAATCATTTATCATTTAAATACGAAATGGTTATCTGGTGGATTCCTTGGAGTAGATACTTTTTTTGTCATTTCTGGTTATCTCATAACTAGTTTATTATTAAGTGAGTATTATAGAAATAATTCTATTAATTTAGTTAATTTTTGGCTTAGAAGATTTAAACGATTAATACCAGCAATGATGTTTGTTGTCACGGTTGTTTTAATATATACATTACTATTTAAACCCGAATTAATTATTAGTATAAAACATGATGCTATAGCAGCACTTTTCTATGTTTCTAACTGGTGGTATATCATACAAGACGTAGACTATTTTAATCAATTTGCTGTAGCGCCATTAAAGCATTTGTGGTCATTAGCTATTGAAGAACAATTCTATCTATTCTTTCCATTTATACTTTTAGGCTTATTAAAGTTTTTCAAAAAGAGAACTACAATGATTATTCTATTAATCATCTCTTTATTATCATTAACTGCAATGATAACGATACATATGTATACAGGTAACAATTCTAGAGTTTATTTCGGGACTGACACACGTTTACAAACGTTATTATTAGGATGCTTACTAGCATTTATTTGGCCACCGTTCTCTTTCAGAAAGGATATATCTAAAGGTGCTAAAGCAAGTATAAGTGCAATAGGCATAGTCGGAATGGCAGTGCTCATTTATTTGTTTGTAGTGGTTAGTGATCAAGATAAATGGATATATAGTGGAGGATTTTATGCCATCTCGTTCTTAACACTGTTTGTCATTGCAAGCGTTGTGCATCCATCAAGTGTTTTAAAGAAAATACTAAGTTTCAAGTTATTTATTTATATAGGTAAGAGATCGTATAGTTTATATTTATGGCACTATCCTATCATTATTTTTATGAATAGTTATTTCGTACAAGGTCAGATTCCTTGGTTTGTATATATTTGTGAAGTGATACTTATGTTTGTCATGGCTGAAGTATCTTATAAATTTATCGAAACACCTATTAGAAAAAATGGATTTAAAGCATTCACGGTGATACCGAAAAATTTAACAAGATTTTCAAGAACGATTATTGTGTTAATCTTGCTTGTTCCTTCTGCATTCATAGTATTTGGTGCCTATGATAGTTTGGGTAAAGAGCATGATAAACAACAAGCTGCGAAACAAAAATCTTTTAAAACGAACCAGAAAGCAAAACCTAAAAAGCCAGATGAAAATAATCAAGATAAGTCTTCACAACAACATTTTAATCCTAAAGAAGCGTCTCCATTATTGCTGGGAGATTCAGTAATGGTAGATATCGGTCAAGTCTTTAGTGAAAAAGTACCAAATGCTAATATTGATGGAAAAGTTGGCCGACAGTTAATTGAGGGTAAAGATTTAATCAATCAAAAGTACCAAGATTATACTAAAAAAGGTCAGAGTGTTGTGATAGAACTTGGTACAAACGGTGAGTTTACGAAAAATCAAATGAATGAATTAATTGATTCTTTAGGTGAAGCAGATATTTACTTAATTAAGGTAAGAGTACCGAGAGACTACGAGTCTACTAATAATAAAATTATGGAACAAGTAGCTAAGAAACATAAAAATGTTCATATTGTTGATTGGTATAAAACATCTGAAGGTCATTCTGAGTATTTTGCATATGATGGTATTCACTTGGAATACAGTGGTGTTAAGGCATTATCTAATGAAATCATTAAGAAAATGAAAGAAGTTAATGAAAAATAATATTCAAAAATAAAAATAAGAGAGCTATATATCACTAGAAATTAGAGTTAGATTCAATGTGTTTCCTTAGTCATGATTTAATGAGATGACAAAAACAATTAAGTCAAAAATGGGTATATGGTATTTATTATTATAGTTCACCATAGTGATGGGGTGGGATAACGAATTCGATACGAATTCTGTCTCACCTCATTTTTTATCAATTTTATGAACAATCTTAACGATATCTAAGATTAAATTTACATCAAGTAAATATTCTTTATTGGCTAAATATTTAAAAGATAGATTAAACTCATCAAAGCTAAAGTTGTAATAATAGCAAAATTTATTATTACAAGAATATAACAATTATAAAACGTTACATGAAACATTGTTAGTTACATGCTTTCGTTACGCTATTTACAGACTTCGTTTAACGAAATAACTCTATGTAAACATTACAAAATGATAACACCGCACACAAACGTACATTTTTCTGATAAAGTAATGCTTGTCGTTAAAAAAGAACGAAACCAAGGATAACAAAGTAAATATTTTAGTCACATGACTATTCATTATATGAAATTAATTATTTAAATTTTTAGGAGGATATTTAACAATGAAAAAAATCGCTACAGCTACAATTGCAACTGCAGGAATCGCTACTTTCGCATTTGCACACCATGACGCACAAGCAGCAGAACAAAATAATGATGGGTACAATCCAAACGACCCTTATTCATATAGCTACACTTACACAATCGATGCTGAAGGTAACTACCACTACACTTGGAAAGGTAACTGGAGTCCAGATCGTGTAAATACTTCATATAACTATAATAATTATAATAACTACAACTACTATGGTTACAATAACTATAGCAACTACAATAACTACAGTAATTACAACAATTACAACAACTATCAATCAAACAACACGCAATCACAAAGAACAACTCAACCGACTGGTGGTTTAGGCGCAAGCTATTCAACATCAAGTAGTAATGTTCACGTTACAACAACTTCTGCGCCATCATCAAACGGTGTATCTTTATCAAACGCTCGCTCAGCATCTGGTAACTTATACACTTCAGGTCAATGTACATATTATGTATTTGACAGAGTAGGTGGCAAAATCGGTTCAACGTGGGGTAACGCAAACAACTGGGCAAACGCTGCAGCACGTTCTGGTTACACAGTAAACAATTCGCCTGCTAAAGGTGCAATCTTACAAACGTCACAAGGTGCATACGGACACGTAGCATACGTTGAAGGTGTAAACAGCAATGGTTCAATCAGAGTTTCAGAAATGAACTACGGTCACGGTGCAGGTGTTGTCACTTCACGTACAATCTCTGCGAGCCAAGCTGCTTCATATAACTATATTCACTAATCATATGTGATTAATAATATACTGATATTTAAAGCATTAAACTAACATTGTATGATGTTGTTTAATGCTTTTTTTATTTCTAATAAGTTTAGTATCAATAAGTTTTGTAATTGCTGTGTATCAAATGTTAGAATTTCTAAAAAATGGAACGCAATATTATGCTGTTTGGACGACCGATACATTTTTTGATATGGTTCACTAGTGCTTTTTCAGGCTGCTTCAATAGTTTATGAGATATAATGCTGTTTTCTTATTTCAGAAAATTCTAACTATTGTTATAATATAAAGTACTTACTAATTAAATTATTTTAATGAGGAGGCATAGCATGGAAATGTCAGAAAGGCTAGCTTCAATTCCTGATAGCTACTTTGGCAAAACAATGGGCCGTATAGTTGAACATGGTCCTTTACCACTTATAAATATGGCAGTTGGAATTCCAGATGGAGAAACGCCAAAGGGTATTATCAATCATTTTTCAGAGGCGCTATGTATTCCAGAAAATCAAAAGTATGGTCCATTTCACGGCAAAGATGCCTTTAAACAAGCTATTGTTAACTTCTACCAAAGACATTACGATGTTGAATTAGACAAAGAAGATGAAGTTTGTATTTTATATGGGACTAAAAATGGTCTTGTTGCATTACCTACTTGTGTTGTTAATCCTGGTGAAATTGTACTTTTACCTGATCCGGGATATACAGATTATTTAGCGGGGGTCATGTTAGCTGATGCTAAACCACTCCCTTTAAAATTGTCGCCACCAAATTATTTGCCGAATTGGAATACTATAAGTGCTAAAGTTCTTGAGAAGACTAAGCTAATTTATTTAACATATCCCAATAATCCTACCGGTTCGACAGCGACACAAGATGATTTTGATGAAGCGATTCATCGTTTTAAAGGTACTCAAACAAAGATAGTTCATGACTTTGCATATAGTGCTTTTGGATTTGACGCCAAAAATCCAAGCATATTAGCTTCTAAAAATGCAAAAGATGTTGCTATCGAGATATTCTCTTTATCTAAAGGTTATAATATGTCAGGCTTTCGTGTTGGGTTTGCTGTTGGTAATAAAAAAATGATTCAAGCGTTAAAGAAGTATCAAACTCATACAAATGCAGGTATGTTTGGAGCACTTCAAGATGCTGCTACGTATGCACTCAATCATTATGATGAGTTTTTAGAAAAGCAAAATGAAATATTTAGACGTAGACGTGATAATTTTGAATCACAACTAAAACATGCACATTTACCGTTTGTTCACTCTAAGGGAGGTATTTACATTTGGTTACATACACCCCCGGGTTATGATAGTGAAGCATTCGAACAGTTGTTATTAAAAGAAAAGTCAATTTTAGTTGCACCTGGTAAACCATTTGGTGAAAATGGTAATCAATATGTGAGGGTTTCATTGGCGCTCGATGATAAACAATTAGAAGAAGCGGCGAATCGCTTAACACAATTACGGTATTTGTATGAAAGATAAAGGAGTTATAAAATGACTAAAATTAAATTAATGGGTGTCAGAGAAGAAGATGAACATTATATTGAAATGTGGTCACAACAACATGAAGTGGAAGTGGATATGTCGAAAGAACAGTTAACTGAAGACAATGTCCAATCTATTGAAGGATTTGATGGACTATCATTGTCTCAAACATTACCATTATCAGAAACAATTTATAATAAATTAAATCAACTTGGAATTCGGCAGATCGCTCAACGAAGTGCTGGATTTGATGGTTATAATTTAGAGTTAGCATCTAAATATGGTCTTATTATATCTAATGTGCCTTCCTATTCACCTCGAAGCATTGCTGAGTTTACCGTGACTCAAGCCATCAATATTGTACGTCACTTTAATCATATTCAAAGAAAAATGAGATTGCACGATTTTAGGTGGGAAGCATCAATTTTATCTCAATCAATCAAAGATTTAAAGGTAGCGGTTATTGGCACGGGACATATTGGTGGCATTGTTGCACAAATATTCTCAGAAGGATATCTATGTGACGTTGTAGCGTATGATCCTTTTCCAAGTGAACATGTGAAACCTTACGTTACCTATAAACAAAGTATAAATGAGGCAATTAAAGAGGCAGATATTGTCACAATACATATGCCGTCAACACAATATAACAATTACCTGTTTAATGAAAACATGTTTCAAATGTTTAAAAAGGGTGCTGTGTTTGTAAATTGTGCTAGAGGATCCTTAGTAGATACCAAGGCTTTGTTATCTGCAATAGAGCAAGGTCAAATTAAAGGTGCAGCACTTGATACTTATGAATATGAAATTGGAGTATATACGACAGATAGAAGTGAAGAAGGTTTGAATGACCCACTTTTAGAGGAATTAATTACTAGAGAAGATATTATTGTTACACCGCATATAGCATTTTATACTGAAGAGGCAATCAAACATCTTATTTTTGATGCTTTAGATGCAACAATGGAAGTATTAAATACTGGCACGACGGAGTTAAGAGTAAATTAAAAAGCATAAAGGGTAATGAGAAGCATTCCCTTTATGCTTTTTAACGTTAGCAATTATTTAACATCATAACCTTGTTCTTCAATTGCTTCTTTCATATTTTCAAATGTAACTTTTGAATCATTATACTCAACGCGTACATGATTTTCATCTAAATTTACTTCAGCACTTGATACGCCATTTAGTTTAGCTAGTGCCGATTCTACGGCGTTTCTACAATGTTCGCAACTCATTCCTTCAACTTTTATGATTTTTTGTGTCATAATTATCACTCCTTTTTACTCCGCATATTACATATTATCATAAAGCTTAAATGTAAATTTTTAAAGCTTTATGTATAGATTGTTTAGAAAGTAAATCATTTTGTAAGATATTTATCATCATCTTATATATGCTATAGTTTCATTTTTTTCAGTCTTAATGCATTCATAACTACGCTAACAGAACTTAATGCCATAGCAGCACCGGCAATCCAAGGTGCTAATAAACCACAAGCAGCTATTGGGATGCCAGCTACGTTATATCCAAATGCCCAAAATAAATTTTGTCGAATATTTTTAATCGTAGCTTTACTTGCTTTGATAGCTTTTGGAACTAATAGCAAGTCACCACCAAGAATCGTAATATCTGCAGCTTCAATCGCTACCTCAGCTCCAGTGCCTATAGCCATTCCAATATCGGCTTTTACAAGTGCAGGCGCATCATTAATTCCATCACCGACCATGGCAACCTGTTTACCTTTGTCTTGTAATAAAGAGATTTGATGTGCCTTTTCTTCGGGCAACACTTCTGCAATTACATGTTCAATGCCAACTTGTTTGGCGATGGTTTGAGCTGTTCGATTGTTATCACCAGTCAGCATAACCACGTCGATATTCATATTTCTTAGTTCTTTTATCGCTTGTTTAGCATCATTTTTTACTGTATCAGCAACAGCAATGATTCCATTAATTTGATTATCCACGGCAATCATCATTGCCGTTTGACCTAAATGTTCATAGTGATTTAATTGGTCATTTAATTTATTACTAATAGATATATTGTAATCGTTCATTAATTTTCGATTGCCCACAAGGATTTGTTGTTGATGAATCGTAGCTTTAATACCATGTCCCGGAATTGATTTAAAAGTGTCATTATCAAGTAAATTAAGACCTTTATCTTTAGCATAAGTAACAATAGCATCAGCAAGAGGATGTTCTGAAGCATTTTCAGCACTTGCTAAAAGTTGTAATGTATCATTGTCACCAACATAATCAGTTACTACAGGTTGACCATTAGTAATTGTGCCTGTTTTATCTAGCACGATTGTATCAACATAATGTGCACGTTCTACAAATTGGCCTCCTTTGAATAATATGCCATTTTCTGCAGCACGTCCTGTACCTACCATAATAGATGTAGGCGTTGCTAAACCAAGTGCACAGGGACAAGCAATAACTAAAACAGATATTGCTGAAACAAGTGCAGGTTCAAATTGCCCGGGGTGAACGAATATAATCCATATGATAAAAGTAATAACCGCAATGCTAACTACAATCGGAACAAAATATCCAGAAATAATATCAGCTAAGCGTTGAATCGGTGCTTTAGAACTTTGAGCATCCTCAACCACTTTAATTATATGTGATAATGCAGTATCACCACCTACTTGAGTTGCTTCAATCATGATTGAACCATTTTTATTCATGGTAGAACCAATCACTGAATCGCCACTACTTTTTTCAACAGGTATAGACTCACCAGTTAGCATGGATTCGTCAATAGAAGTATCACCTTTAGTGACTTTGCCATCTACAGGTATCTTTTCGCCGGGTTTTATTAGTAAAGTATCTCCGACTTTAACTTTATCAAGTGGAAGCATAATTTCTTTATTTTCTTTAATTACTCGTGCTTCTTTCGCTTGTAAATTTAACAATTCGCTTAATGCATTGGTAGTCTGTGATTTGGCACGTGCTTCTAAATATTTACCAAGAAGAATTAACGTAATTAAAATAGCACTTGTTTCAAAATATAAATGCGGGTGATGTGTTTGATGTGTGAGCCACATCATCATTTCATAAATGCTATAAAAATATGCGGCACTGGTACCAACAGCAACCAATACATCCATGTTAGCTGAACCATTTCGCAAATTTTTATACGCGCCAACGTAAAATTGCCACCCAATAATAAATTGGACAGGTGTTGAAAGAATTAATTGTACCCAAGGATTGACCAAAATGGATGGAATGGAAATTGGTGAGATATGCACCACCATTACTAATAATAGTGGCAACGATAAAATAGCTGAAATGATTAATTTATTGCGTTTATGTTTTAACTCTTGTTTTTTACGATTTGATTGCGCTTTTGATGAAGTTTTAGTTTCAGCATCGTATCCAATATTTTGAATACGTTTAATTAATGCTTCCGTGTTCGTAGCACTAGGGTAATATTTGATGAGTGCTTGTTCGGTAGTTAAGTTTACTGTTGCCTGTTGTACACCTTGCGTTTGATTTAGAACCTTTTCTATACGATTAGAACATGCTGCACATGTCATACCATTTATATTTAATTCTACTTGCTCAACTGCAACATCATAGCCGAGACTTTGAATTTGCTCTACAAAATCTTCGAGATGATAATCGTCAGACTCATAGTCGATAGTTGCTTTTTCAGTAGTCAGATTCACTTTAGCTTGAACATGATTCATACGATTCAATTTCTTTTCAATACGATTTGAGCACGCAGCACATGTCATACCAATAATATCCAAAGTCAACGTTGTATTAGCCATCTAAATGCCTCCATTTCACATCTAATGTACCCCCTATAGGTATACAAGTCAACTACTTAGCTTATATATTATGGGATAGTATTATGTGTTACCTTTAAGAAAAATTAATCAATAAATCTATATAGGTATAAATATTTAATGGATAAAATAACAAAATACATCGTTTTAATTTATTAACAGGAAACATTTCATAACATCATGTTTTTATCTTTTTCTCAATTAGCATGACATAAATGTTAAAAAAAGTCAGAAGGATTTAGATCTTCAAAATTAATATTATGATAATTATTGAAATGATCGATTTTGATATCTTCAATTATTTTTCCACTTTTGATTTGTTCGAAATAATGATTTGCACAATGTATAACATCATATTCATTGAACGTTTTGATTAAGCCGATGATTATTAATGATAATATAATACCCTTAAGTATTTTTCTCATAGGATACAACTCCTTTATTGAATTATATATGAGTGTACATTTTTTTATGATGATAAACATGCGTCTATAGAATGGATATTGACTCATCCCTTAGTTTGATTAAACAATAGCATATTAGATTTTCTAATATAATTACTGTACGTGTTTGATGATAAAACTTTATGGGAATTTAAATGTAAAACATAAAGTGAGGTAATGAAAAGTGAATTTATTAAAATTTCACAACAAAATCAAAGGATATACTCAAAATAGACAACCAGGTATTGAAGCGGATATGGAACCTAAACCCATTGCAGAATTAGAAGAATATAAAGCAGCAGGAAAGTTAGAGAATAAAGTTGCTCTAATAACAGGAGGAGATTCAGGTATTGGACGTGCGATAGCAATACTA
Encoded proteins:
- a CDS encoding transglycosylase family protein, translated to MKKTVIASTLAVSLGIAGYGLSGHEAHASETTNVDKAHLVDLAQHNPEELNAKPVQAGAYDIHFVDNGYQYNFTSNGSEWSWSYAVAGSDADYTESSSNQEVSANTQSSNTNVQAVSAPTSSESRSYSTSTTSYSAPSHNYSSHSSSVRLSNGNTAGSVGSYAAAQMAARTGVSASTWEHIIARESNGQLHARNASGAAGLFQTMPGWGSTGSVNDQINAAYKAYKAQGLSAWGM
- a CDS encoding acyltransferase family protein; translated protein: MNENNYRRLNKTYKPHYLPGLDGLRAIAVIGIIIYHLNTKWLSGGFLGVDTFFVISGYLITSLLLSEYYRNNSINLVNFWLRRFKRLIPAMMFVVTVVLIYTLLFKPELIISIKHDAIAALFYVSNWWYIIQDVDYFNQFAVAPLKHLWSLAIEEQFYLFFPFILLGLLKFFKKRTTMIILLIISLLSLTAMITIHMYTGNNSRVYFGTDTRLQTLLLGCLLAFIWPPFSFRKDISKGAKASISAIGIVGMAVLIYLFVVVSDQDKWIYSGGFYAISFLTLFVIASVVHPSSVLKKILSFKLFIYIGKRSYSLYLWHYPIIIFMNSYFVQGQIPWFVYICEVILMFVMAEVSYKFIETPIRKNGFKAFTVIPKNLTRFSRTIIVLILLVPSAFIVFGAYDSLGKEHDKQQAAKQKSFKTNQKAKPKKPDENNQDKSSQQHFNPKEASPLLLGDSVMVDIGQVFSEKVPNANIDGKVGRQLIEGKDLINQKYQDYTKKGQSVVIELGTNGEFTKNQMNELIDSLGEADIYLIKVRVPRDYESTNNKIMEQVAKKHKNVHIVDWYKTSEGHSEYFAYDGIHLEYSGVKALSNEIIKKMKEVNEK
- a CDS encoding CHAP domain-containing protein — encoded protein: MKKIATATIATAGIATFAFAHHDAQAAEQNNDGYNPNDPYSYSYTYTIDAEGNYHYTWKGNWSPDRVNTSYNYNNYNNYNYYGYNNYSNYNNYSNYNNYNNYQSNNTQSQRTTQPTGGLGASYSTSSSNVHVTTTSAPSSNGVSLSNARSASGNLYTSGQCTYYVFDRVGGKIGSTWGNANNWANAAARSGYTVNNSPAKGAILQTSQGAYGHVAYVEGVNSNGSIRVSEMNYGHGAGVVTSRTISASQAASYNYIH
- a CDS encoding aminotransferase class I/II-fold pyridoxal phosphate-dependent enzyme, coding for MEMSERLASIPDSYFGKTMGRIVEHGPLPLINMAVGIPDGETPKGIINHFSEALCIPENQKYGPFHGKDAFKQAIVNFYQRHYDVELDKEDEVCILYGTKNGLVALPTCVVNPGEIVLLPDPGYTDYLAGVMLADAKPLPLKLSPPNYLPNWNTISAKVLEKTKLIYLTYPNNPTGSTATQDDFDEAIHRFKGTQTKIVHDFAYSAFGFDAKNPSILASKNAKDVAIEIFSLSKGYNMSGFRVGFAVGNKKMIQALKKYQTHTNAGMFGALQDAATYALNHYDEFLEKQNEIFRRRRDNFESQLKHAHLPFVHSKGGIYIWLHTPPGYDSEAFEQLLLKEKSILVAPGKPFGENGNQYVRVSLALDDKQLEEAANRLTQLRYLYER
- a CDS encoding D-lactate dehydrogenase, translating into MTKIKLMGVREEDEHYIEMWSQQHEVEVDMSKEQLTEDNVQSIEGFDGLSLSQTLPLSETIYNKLNQLGIRQIAQRSAGFDGYNLELASKYGLIISNVPSYSPRSIAEFTVTQAINIVRHFNHIQRKMRLHDFRWEASILSQSIKDLKVAVIGTGHIGGIVAQIFSEGYLCDVVAYDPFPSEHVKPYVTYKQSINEAIKEADIVTIHMPSTQYNNYLFNENMFQMFKKGAVFVNCARGSLVDTKALLSAIEQGQIKGAALDTYEYEIGVYTTDRSEEGLNDPLLEELITREDIIVTPHIAFYTEEAIKHLIFDALDATMEVLNTGTTELRVN
- the copZ gene encoding copper chaperone CopZ — encoded protein: MTQKIIKVEGMSCEHCRNAVESALAKLNGVSSAEVNLDENHVRVEYNDSKVTFENMKEAIEEQGYDVK
- a CDS encoding heavy metal translocating P-type ATPase, with amino-acid sequence MANTTLTLDIIGMTCAACSNRIEKKLNRMNHVQAKVNLTTEKATIDYESDDYHLEDFVEQIQSLGYDVAVEQVELNINGMTCAACSNRIEKVLNQTQGVQQATVNLTTEQALIKYYPSATNTEALIKRIQNIGYDAETKTSSKAQSNRKKQELKHKRNKLIISAILSLPLLLVMVVHISPISIPSILVNPWVQLILSTPVQFIIGWQFYVGAYKNLRNGSANMDVLVAVGTSAAYFYSIYEMMMWLTHQTHHPHLYFETSAILITLILLGKYLEARAKSQTTNALSELLNLQAKEARVIKENKEIMLPLDKVKVGDTLLIKPGEKIPVDGKVTKGDTSIDESMLTGESIPVEKSSGDSVIGSTMNKNGSIMIEATQVGGDTALSHIIKVVEDAQSSKAPIQRLADIISGYFVPIVVSIAVITFIIWIIFVHPGQFEPALVSAISVLVIACPCALGLATPTSIMVGTGRAAENGILFKGGQFVERAHYVDTIVLDKTGTITNGQPVVTDYVGDNDTLQLLASAENASEHPLADAIVTYAKDKGLNLLDNDTFKSIPGHGIKATIHQQQILVGNRKLMNDYNISISNKLNDQLNHYEHLGQTAMMIAVDNQINGIIAVADTVKNDAKQAIKELRNMNIDVVMLTGDNNRTAQTIAKQVGIEHVIAEVLPEEKAHQISLLQDKGKQVAMVGDGINDAPALVKADIGMAIGTGAEVAIEAADITILGGDLLLVPKAIKASKATIKNIRQNLFWAFGYNVAGIPIAACGLLAPWIAGAAMALSSVSVVMNALRLKKMKL